GATTATGCAATTCCAACTTGAACTAagaaaattatcaattaaactcTGTACTATTAAAGATTACACAATCACAGCTTAATCATATGAACTATCAAAACCTTCAAAGAATCATAAACAAAACCCATTATACTTACCTGCCAAACTCCAAATTGAAAAAATCTACATCCTGAGTTCCTTGTTGTCCATGATTTATTTAGGGCAACTCTTTCTCCATATCTGCAAAGAACAATTGTTTCATATATCACTTCTTAGCTTTGAGTAGAGGAAACATCAATGACGTGGAAGACATTTTTTTATGAGTTTTGaattaaagaaaagaagaaggttgATTGGAGAAGTTTGCAAAAAACAATTACTTCAGATATCACTTCTTAGCTTTGAGTAGGGTATCACTTATAAGAAAAACATTTTTTATCAGCTTTGAATCAAAGAAGTATTTAATACATAACCAAAAAGAATGAAGGGAAGGAAGCAATCTTTTGATTTTGAGGACTAGGGTTTAAAATTTAGAGTTGATTTTTAATTAGCAATTTTTTAGTTAAGGGTGGAATTACGCAATTATCAAtagttttgggttataatttgctAAGTTTGGGTTGAAGTTGCACattttttaaaagtttagggTTTCTTTAgtaatttccaaaaaaaaaacataattatCAATTAAGCATTACCGTTCTCTCCTGCCCCTGCATCAGCAGAAGCAACGCAAAAATATCCTTCTAGAGATCCTTACGGAGCCCCAGTGGCGAAAACTATCTAGTTCTACCTGTGATGTGATTATTCATAGACTTGTGggacaaaagaagaagaaatgcagAGCACATACGCATACAGGGCTCCTGCAGTTTCTCCTCCACATCTGAACCTCTCTAATTCAAAGCCCAGGCTATCCATTGCTTCACCAAATCAACCTCAAACCCAAACCCAAAAAATCTCTCAATATCGTTATTACAATAGTGATGGGGATATCGATAATTCCGCAGAGGTGAAGTTTACATTACCAGCCCATGTAAAATCCATAACAAGTACTTCAAATCCGTTTGTGAAGCACTGCGTCAAGCTCCGTCACAGCTCCTCTTATCGCCACTTCCATGGTTCAGCTCTTGTTGTAGGTACTACCCCTATCAGGTATTTTTTGCGTTCTTTCTGAAAATTTTGCTAATTAACTTCCCAAAGTGCAATATGGATATCTGTTGTTTTTTGTATTTTTAATTGTGTTGTTAACGATTATCTCAAAATGAAATGCTATTAATGCTTTGCTTTTCTTTCGATATGTTTGATTGCATATTTTCTGTGTCTGGGAATGGACCACTTGTGGAAACTCTCTGGAGATTTTACCCTTTGTTTGGATCCTTAATTGTGCAGGGGAATTGGAGAGAAATTAAAcaagagaaatgaagagaaaagaaaagaaagaacttTATGGTCTTTGGATAGATTATTTGAACAGGAGAGAAATTGCAGGGAAATAACTACTACACTTTTTTTTCCCTTTAATGTCTATTATATTGCGGAAGGACATTTGAGTATTTTTAGTTCACCAATCTCTATTTCTCTCCATTTCCCACGGATTTGGAGAGAAATGTTATGGGTTAATTACAAACCAGTTGAATTTCTCCTCTGTTTCTCTTCTCTCCATTTCTCTCAATCCAAACAAAGGGTTAAGTACTGACTTTCTATTAAAAAGGAAAAGGTTGGGGGACCGGGGGGGTGGGGTGGGGAccaaggactagtcactagtatCAGATAAAAAAGCTCTATTCAAAACATAACTCTAAAATCTAAGTAATCGTTTTTTAAATCTTGATTCTTGGTGGCATTCACGCTGGCTTGGTGATGTGGTATGCAGTGCTGATCAGTTGAGCGTGCCACAGATgtatatttcacaattttgtGGTAAATTTTTGTCCTAAAACATTTTTGCAATCCCTGCTAGGTGAGTAATGCTTGTAGCAATTAATAATGCCATAAACTTGCACAGAAACAATTCTGAATCGTATAGTATCCAGCATATTGAACTATTGATTTTTTATATCTAAAATTGGATTTCTTTCCTTAAAAGTTTAGAGTGGACAACACTTTCTGGAGTTTAGGAGATTGGATTTTTTGCATTGacaattattcaattgaagttgtttctcgtatgtattttacttgtctGCAACTTGGTTCAACATTAGCCTCATGCCTATCAGTGTTGTCATTTGGATAATAAAGGGCTTATGAGACATGTACTCGTACAGGGAGATATGCGAATTTCAGAAGTCATCAGAAGAGAGGACTGTTGAAATGGAGTGTCTAATTCTTCTTGATAAGGCTAAGATCCCTGAAGGATTCAACAACTCTACTCGCACTTTGCGTGTGAGCGCTTTGGTGATGAAAAAACTTTCACAGTTGCAATCTACTGAATCTATTGAAGCAATTGCCCTGATGCGATTTCCTACGAGCTACTTTGTTGTAGGTAATCATCAAAAAGATGCAGATTGTCGGAAATGGTTCCCAGCTCCACATCGAATTCTAGTCCTCGAGGGGATCCAGGTTATTCTAATTTCTAACTTTTCTGCAATTGTTCTTGCTGTTGAGCTGATGCTGCTTTTTCTTCTTCCATCGAGTCTAGTCCTACAAGTATAAGgaaaaaattacaaagaaaaagaagagagagagagagagagagagaaagagagagagcatACCCATGTTGGACATGGGTGTTTATCGAACAATTGTACCTGGGTCCATTTTAACTAGCCAAGTACTGATATAACATAATATTGAGCAAAATAAACAGTGAAGTTATAGGTCATTACTTGGCATAACAGTAAAAGTATTGGGCTTGCCACCACAGGAAGCAAATTCAAATCTGTAGAGCAGTTACTTCATGCAAAAAAGTTGTTGGAGTCTGTATCCAAGGTTTCTCTACAAAAGTCCTAGGTTCAATGAAGCAGCGAATTCATTTTATGAGGGTGTGAAGCTTGATCCTTATAATAGGGAGCTTGTTTTGGTATTTAGGGAAGCTGTTGAAGATGGGAGAAGGTTTTATGGTGCAGATCAAGAAAAATCATAATATCTTCATTGACAAATGAACATCAATAACAGAGATAAAAAGTTGTGGACGGCTACCATGCATCTTCCCCCTTTTCCCACTCCCCTTTTCCCTTCTCTATGCTTAGTGAGAAACTGTAAGCATATCGTTGTTTGTTGTTGAAGCTCCATGGCAAAAGAAAAAGAGAGGTTGTGTACCCATGAGCTAATAATATTTAACAGGTACCTAACGAAAAAAGGCCCTATAAAAAACCAAAACAAGAGGCCACTTTCCCTTCTGcaatcttcctttttcttctttgaaACTCAATTTCCCTTCTGCAATCTTCCTTTTTCTCCTTTGAAACTCAATTTCCTAATGGTGCTTTTGTCATTTCGAGCCCATCTATAAATAAGCCCTAGTGAATGTAAAGCATGAAACTATGTTGATCATAACCACTTCTTCTGCAGAGGAACTGTAATTATTTGAAGTCCCTTACATATTAGTTAATTACTTCTCCTGCTGCCTCACAAAATATATTCATTTGGTGATTGAGTCTCAAACTGCTGTTTATTCTTATAGTTTTCTGATTGCACCTGCTGGCAATGATTTAAGGAATTAAAGGAATTACCTGGACGTAAATCTCACTAACTAATGAGTGCTGTTCACTGTAGGATCCAGGTAACCTGGGAACATTGGTCAGATCAGCTGTGGCATTTAGATGGGTAAGTAACAACCTGCAAAACTCATCTTTTCCCTCTACTTTTTGAGCttttttttgttaattgtttggtgcattctatcctatgtatatataaaattttCCCAATTAAGTTACAACTTGCGTTCATACTGATTGGCTTGATACTCTGGTGCTTAGCTTAACTAAGAATTAATTGTAATTAAGTTGTGGATAGCTTTATGGATTTTTTTCTTCCATTCTGCACAGTTTACGGCTGTTATATCCTTTTTCATTAATTCACCCTTTGCTTTTTTAAGTTTGCCTGTCCTTTTCTCCTGCAATTTCAACCTTCTATACCACTACATTGTGATGTATCTAAGTTTGGAACTGTTTGAAAATTGTAATCATGAATTCATTTATTGAACACTAGTTGCCCTATTTACCTGTCAACATCATCAAGGAAATGGCTGTGGTTGTTGCAAGCCACAATTTTTCTTCCAATCAGATATTTATCCTTCAATTTAGTGAACAGCAGGTTCAATTATTCAGTGTTGGATCCACAGGGAGGGGAAGCAATTGCGCCTCCCTCCCCAACATTTTGGAAAAACCCTTCACAAATATTATATATTGTAAGAAAATTTTATCACTTGCTATTATCTGCCCCCTCatactatttttaaaatttttattctgcCCTCTCAAAGTAAAAAAGTATAATTCTTTtagttagaaattaaaattttgattaagttaatgaaaattttaattaaattttttagctAAAATGAACTTATAATTATGGGGATGAACAATTATTCTAGAGAAAATGTAATGGAATTGCTTGTATTTAATAAAAGGGTGACCTAGTGCATGAAACATTCCATTTGGGTTTTGGGAAAGGTTGATGTAATGCAGCCTTACCTCTTGCAGGGAGGCTGTTTCTGTGGTATGAACCCATGACCTCCAAGTCACAAATAGAGTAACTTTACCGTTACACTAAAACCACCCTTTAGACATGACTTTAATGTTGAAAAAATATTTGCATGCTcgtaaataaatttcattttgaatatttctttgagaaAGACTAGTTGCATTCAAAAGTTTATTTAGAATTGACTTTTTAAATTTGACATTGATCAAAATTGTACTTCCAAAAGATGTCAATAATTTTAAAGTTGTGTCAAATCTGACTAAAGacaggaaaataaaaaattatataacctTTTGTTGATATGTTAATCTACTTATGTTAATTTTACTTGTGTTTATTGTAACAATAGAATGTATGTTTTTTGCTATGAGAATTATTAAAACAAAACTGCACAATAAAATGGATGGTGATTTTGTTACCAATTTACTTATCATTTACATGGAGCTGGAAAATTTGATATTGATTCAATTATTGTGGCATTTGAAGTTGCATTCAAAAGTTTATTTAGAATTGACTTTTTAAATTTGACATTGATCAAAATTGTACTTCCAAAAGATGTCAATAATTTTAAAGTTGTGTCAAATCTGACTAAAGacaggaaaataaaaaattatataacctTTTGTTGATATGTTAATCTACTTATGTTAATTTTACTTGTGTTTATTGTAACAATAGAATGTATGTTTTTTGCTATGA
This sequence is a window from Hevea brasiliensis isolate MT/VB/25A 57/8 chromosome 10, ASM3005281v1, whole genome shotgun sequence. Protein-coding genes within it:
- the LOC131169304 gene encoding uncharacterized protein LOC131169304 isoform X2 — its product is MQSTYAYRAPAVSPPHLNLSNSKPRLSIASPNQPQTQTQKISQYRYYNSDGDIDNSAEVKFTLPAHVKSITSTSNPFVKHCVKLRHSSSYRHFHGSALVVGTTPIREICEFQKSSEERTVEMECLILLDKAKIPEGFNNSTRTLRVSALVMKKLSQLQSTESIEAIALMRFPTSYFVVGNHQKDADCRKWFPAPHRILVLEGIQDPGNLGTLVRSAVAFRWGGIFLLPGCCDPFNDKALKASRGASFQVPIVAGSWQHLEALKHEFQMQLLAGHPASNDELKPVSQLSQGLADSLADVPLCLVLGSEGHGLSEQSLRECELVSIPMARNYESLNVAVAGGIFLYMLQP
- the LOC131169304 gene encoding uncharacterized protein LOC131169304 isoform X1; the protein is MQSTYAYRAPAVSPPHLNLSNSKPRLSIASPNQPQTQTQKISQYRYYNSDGDIDNSAEVKFTLPAHVKSITSTSNPFVKHCVKLRHSSSYRHFHGSALVVGTTPIREICEFQKSSEERTVEMECLILLDKAKIPEGFNNSTRTLRVSALVMKKLSQLQSTESIEAIALMRFPTSYFVVGNHQKDADCRKWFPAPHRILVLEGIQVTWEHWSDQLWHLDGYEQGGIFLLPGCCDPFNDKALKASRGASFQVPIVAGSWQHLEALKHEFQMQLLAGHPASNDELKPVSQLSQGLADSLADVPLCLVLGSEGHGLSEQSLRECELVSIPMARNYESLNVAVAGGIFLYMLQP